One window of Lawsonibacter asaccharolyticus genomic DNA carries:
- a CDS encoding 30S ribosomal protein S18 domain protein has product MNDIENNRTKVEAALIEQIKARIAFHANEHRQTYEVGKGVMDYLARDLLADFLAAGGALLPVKPNGTVYVIHRRRVMSAKVMFVGTGADGLTSFSVLRGRLGTTAWASMQFTENDIGRTVFLDPNDAAEALVALKEGGGHE; this is encoded by the coding sequence ATGAACGATATTGAAAACAACCGCACGAAAGTGGAAGCCGCCCTGATCGAACAGATCAAGGCCAGGATCGCCTTCCACGCCAACGAACACCGGCAGACCTACGAAGTCGGGAAGGGTGTCATGGACTACCTGGCGCGGGACCTCCTGGCCGACTTCCTGGCCGCCGGCGGCGCCCTTCTCCCTGTGAAGCCGAACGGGACGGTCTATGTGATCCACCGCCGGCGCGTCATGTCGGCGAAGGTCATGTTCGTCGGGACCGGCGCGGACGGCCTGACTTCGTTCAGTGTCCTTCGTGGACGTCTGGGGACGACGGCCTGGGCGTCCATGCAGTTCACGGAAAACGACATCGGCCGAACGGTCTTTCTGGACCCGAATGACGCCGCCGAAGCCCTGGTGGCGCTGAAAGAGGGCGGCGGCCATGAATAA
- a CDS encoding terminase small subunit, protein MARLTKKNEVFCEEYLIDLNATQAAIRAGYSVESAGSIGSELLKKPEIRARIETAMAERSKRTGINADRVLRELGRIAFVDPSDVIDLNTAEVKPDASKDDLAAIAGMKVKYVPHKDFDEDGEPIIEQAIEREVKLCDKLKALEMCGRHLGMFKDDPDSAAPVTVVINYDYGQQGGN, encoded by the coding sequence GTGGCACGACTGACGAAGAAGAATGAAGTCTTCTGTGAAGAATATTTGATCGACCTGAACGCGACCCAGGCCGCGATCCGCGCCGGCTATTCTGTGGAATCCGCCGGGAGTATCGGAAGTGAATTGTTGAAAAAACCTGAAATCCGCGCGCGCATAGAAACCGCTATGGCCGAACGGTCGAAGCGGACGGGGATCAACGCCGACCGCGTCCTTCGAGAACTGGGCCGGATCGCCTTCGTTGACCCTTCTGACGTGATCGACCTGAACACGGCGGAAGTGAAACCCGACGCCAGCAAGGACGACCTGGCCGCGATCGCCGGAATGAAGGTCAAATATGTCCCACACAAGGACTTCGACGAAGACGGCGAACCGATCATCGAACAGGCCATTGAACGCGAAGTCAAGCTGTGCGACAAGCTGAAAGCGTTGGAAATGTGCGGCCGTCACCTGGGAATGTTCAAGGACGACCCGGACAGCGCGGCGCCTGTGACAGTGGTGATCAATTATGACTATGGTCAGCAAGGCGGGAATTGA
- a CDS encoding rRNA methylase, with protein MCDIIEVTDLDAPELDVYARLTQAQLRSRREPEKGIFIAESPKVIGHALDAGCVPLSLLMERRQLERQGRGLVERCGQVPVYTGDRAVLAGLTGYELTRGILCAMRRPRLPSVEELCARASRVAVLEGIVDPTNVGAIFRSAAALHMDAVLVTPTCCDPLSRRAVRVSMGTLFQIPWTFLGTDASQWPQPGLERLKELGFQTAAMALDSTALSIEDPRLRAAEKLAILLGTEGDGLAPRTIAQCDFTVCIPMARGVDSLNVAAASAVAFWELRAR; from the coding sequence ATGTGTGATATCATTGAGGTGACAGACCTGGACGCGCCGGAGCTGGACGTGTACGCCCGGCTGACACAGGCTCAGCTGCGCAGCCGGCGGGAGCCGGAAAAAGGTATTTTTATTGCGGAAAGCCCTAAGGTGATCGGACATGCCCTGGACGCGGGCTGCGTCCCCCTCTCCCTGCTGATGGAGCGCAGGCAGCTGGAGAGACAGGGCCGGGGCCTCGTAGAGCGGTGCGGCCAGGTGCCGGTCTACACCGGGGACCGTGCGGTTCTGGCCGGGCTGACCGGCTATGAGCTGACCCGGGGCATCCTGTGCGCCATGCGCCGGCCCAGGCTCCCCTCTGTGGAGGAGCTGTGCGCCCGGGCCAGCCGGGTGGCGGTGCTGGAGGGCATCGTGGACCCCACCAATGTGGGGGCTATCTTCCGCTCCGCCGCTGCCCTGCATATGGACGCCGTGCTGGTGACCCCCACCTGCTGTGACCCCCTCAGCCGCCGGGCGGTGCGGGTCAGCATGGGCACCCTGTTCCAGATCCCCTGGACTTTTCTGGGCACCGACGCATCCCAGTGGCCCCAGCCGGGGCTGGAGAGGCTGAAGGAGCTGGGCTTCCAGACTGCGGCCATGGCCCTGGACAGCACCGCCCTCAGCATCGAGGACCCCCGGCTCCGCGCGGCGGAGAAGCTGGCCATCCTCCTGGGGACAGAGGGGGACGGCCTGGCCCCCCGGACCATCGCCCAGTGCGACTTCACCGTGTGCATCCCCATGGCCCGGGGGGTGGACTCCCTGAACGTGGCGGCGGCCAGTGCTGTTGCCTTCTGGGAGCTCCGGGCCCGGTAG
- a CDS encoding single-stranded DNA-binding protein, producing MNSVKLSGRLTRDPELKQTPAGVPVASFALAVDRKFNRDEADFIPITAWRKTAEFVAKYFHKGQRVIISEGRIRVTPYTDRDGNKRTRFGVVADEVEFGESRRAPEDQEAGSVAAEYMTNGQFEELGEEDPGDLPF from the coding sequence TTGAACAGTGTGAAGCTGTCCGGGCGCCTGACGCGCGATCCGGAACTGAAACAGACGCCGGCCGGCGTCCCCGTGGCGTCCTTCGCCCTGGCCGTGGACCGGAAGTTCAACCGGGACGAAGCTGACTTCATTCCGATCACCGCCTGGCGGAAGACGGCGGAGTTCGTGGCGAAGTATTTCCACAAGGGCCAGCGCGTGATCATATCCGAAGGCCGAATCAGGGTGACGCCCTACACGGACCGCGACGGGAACAAACGGACCCGCTTCGGGGTCGTGGCCGACGAAGTAGAGTTCGGGGAATCCAGGCGCGCCCCGGAAGACCAGGAAGCCGGAAGCGTGGCCGCCGAATACATGACCAACGGACAATTTGAAGAACTGGGAGAGGAAGACCCCGGCGATCTTCCCTTCTGA
- a CDS encoding RNA polymerase sigma factor sigma-70 family — MITSDALKARVEEEVGTDLCPPFFDLVEQRARRKLDWINGRAGRAYGEDGYGDDYLVILAVEAVREMAFSAWCEIKSAENMAARKGAPV; from the coding sequence ATGATCACGTCCGACGCCTTAAAGGCCAGGGTCGAAGAAGAAGTCGGGACCGACCTGTGTCCCCCCTTCTTCGACCTGGTCGAGCAGAGAGCGCGGCGGAAGCTGGACTGGATCAACGGGCGCGCCGGCCGGGCCTACGGCGAAGACGGCTACGGCGACGACTACCTGGTGATCCTGGCGGTCGAAGCGGTCCGGGAAATGGCCTTTTCCGCCTGGTGTGAAATCAAGAGTGCGGAGAACATGGCCGCCAGAAAGGGGGCGCCGGTATGA
- a CDS encoding methyl-accepting chemotaxis protein, giving the protein MTGLYTADAESTLVQTTRLLLLLSLASLLLILAVVIVVLRQMLRPVQRVARAADEIASGNLEIQLDVSRHDEIGLLAGSFQTMTENLRAIIQDIDYMLDEMSVGNFCINTREEARYVGEYGRILDSIRRINRTLSHTLRQIDGAANHVFSGSEQASVGAQSMAQGATEQASAIQELAATASDILEHVQSNAEHARNVSEKAVTVGREIVDSNQKMQESLSAMTEIRRSSGEIGNIIKTIEDIAFQTNILALNAAVEAARAGTAGKGFAVVAEEVRNLAQKSSAASQDTAELIQRSLSAIQQGTTSMNETAEYMQRVVQSAQEITETIQQISEASDQQAEALAQITQGVDQISSVVQTNSATAEQSAAASQEMANQSRILKELTAKFQLRDIEDEVDNVTGAEAQHGRA; this is encoded by the coding sequence ATGACCGGCCTCTACACCGCCGACGCGGAGAGCACCCTGGTCCAGACGACGCGCCTGCTCCTGCTCCTCTCCCTGGCGAGCCTTTTGCTGATCCTGGCCGTTGTGATCGTAGTTCTCCGGCAAATGCTGCGGCCTGTCCAGAGGGTGGCCAGGGCCGCAGATGAGATCGCCAGCGGTAACTTGGAGATCCAGTTGGATGTCAGCCGTCATGATGAGATCGGACTGCTCGCCGGTTCCTTCCAGACGATGACAGAAAACCTGAGGGCGATCATTCAGGATATCGACTATATGCTGGATGAAATGAGCGTGGGAAATTTCTGCATCAATACCCGGGAGGAAGCGCGCTATGTCGGGGAGTACGGGCGTATCCTGGATTCGATACGGCGTATCAACCGGACACTCAGCCACACATTGAGGCAGATCGATGGCGCGGCCAATCATGTCTTTTCTGGGTCAGAGCAGGCATCTGTAGGCGCTCAGTCTATGGCGCAGGGCGCCACGGAGCAGGCATCCGCCATTCAGGAACTGGCGGCCACAGCCTCTGACATTTTGGAGCATGTACAAAGCAATGCGGAGCATGCGCGGAATGTCAGCGAAAAGGCGGTGACGGTGGGCCGTGAAATCGTGGACAGCAATCAGAAGATGCAGGAGTCGCTGTCCGCAATGACGGAGATCCGGCGCAGCTCCGGCGAAATCGGAAATATCATCAAGACGATCGAGGACATTGCCTTCCAGACTAACATTTTGGCCCTGAATGCAGCGGTGGAGGCTGCCAGAGCCGGCACTGCCGGGAAGGGATTTGCCGTGGTGGCAGAAGAAGTACGAAATTTGGCGCAGAAGTCCTCTGCTGCATCCCAGGACACAGCAGAGCTGATCCAAAGGTCTCTGTCAGCGATCCAACAGGGCACAACCAGTATGAATGAGACGGCGGAATATATGCAGAGGGTAGTCCAGAGCGCACAGGAGATCACAGAGACGATCCAGCAGATATCCGAGGCGTCCGATCAGCAGGCTGAGGCTCTGGCTCAGATCACCCAGGGCGTGGACCAGATATCCAGTGTGGTCCAAACGAATTCCGCCACAGCAGAGCAGAGCGCCGCAGCAAGCCAGGAGATGGCGAACCAGTCCCGAATCCTGAAAGAGCTGACCGCAAAGTTTCAGTTGAGGGATATAGAGGATGAGGTGGACAATGTAACAGGGGCAGAAGCACAGCACGGACGAGCCTGA
- a CDS encoding crossover junction endodeoxyribonuclease RusA: MRKYKLTIPGILPGLNEYIDAERSYKGKYKAASMKKQAQNVIGYMVKTQLRGVRFTRPVVIHYLWIEPSRRRDKDNVAFAKKFIQDALVEAGVLRNDGWAEIEHFTDDFAVDPKNPRVEVTIEEYEGGKHNGKSKN, from the coding sequence ATGAGGAAGTACAAACTGACGATCCCTGGGATTCTCCCAGGGCTGAACGAATACATCGACGCGGAACGGTCCTATAAGGGCAAGTACAAGGCCGCGTCCATGAAAAAGCAAGCCCAGAACGTGATCGGCTACATGGTGAAGACCCAACTTCGGGGGGTCCGCTTCACCCGCCCCGTGGTGATCCATTACCTGTGGATCGAGCCGAGCCGCCGGCGCGACAAGGACAACGTCGCGTTTGCGAAGAAGTTCATTCAGGACGCCCTGGTGGAAGCCGGCGTCCTTCGGAATGACGGCTGGGCCGAAATCGAGCATTTCACAGACGACTTCGCCGTGGACCCGAAGAACCCACGCGTCGAAGTCACGATCGAAGAATATGAAGGAGGAAAACACAATGGTAAAAGTAAAAATTAA
- a CDS encoding rod shape-determining protein MreB, whose translation MNWFSKDIGIDLGTASVLVYVKGKGVVLREPSVVAMDKNTGKLLKVGAEANAMLGRTPGNIIAMRPLREGVISDYDMTERMLKEFIKKVTSFRLFKPRVVICVPSGITEVEERAVIDAGIQAGARRVYLIEEPVAAAIGAGIDIAKPDGHMVVDIGGGTADIAVISLSGVVESASIKIAGDKFDEAVIKYIRRKHNVLIGERTAEELKMTIGCVFPRPEEVTMDIKGRCLMTGLPRVFTVSSSEMIEAFEEPSTRILEAIHGVLERTPPELVADISTNGIVMTGGGSLIWGFDKLVESHTGIETHVADDAISCVAYGTGKSLDDLDHMQDGTMNLSRRKQMNY comes from the coding sequence ATGAATTGGTTTAGCAAGGACATCGGTATCGACCTGGGTACCGCCTCCGTTCTGGTATATGTCAAGGGAAAAGGCGTGGTGCTCCGCGAGCCCTCTGTGGTGGCCATGGACAAGAACACCGGCAAGCTGCTGAAGGTGGGGGCCGAGGCCAACGCCATGCTGGGCCGCACCCCCGGCAACATCATCGCCATGCGCCCCCTGCGGGAGGGCGTCATCTCCGACTATGATATGACGGAGCGGATGTTGAAGGAGTTCATCAAGAAGGTCACCTCCTTCCGCCTGTTCAAGCCCCGTGTGGTCATCTGCGTCCCCTCCGGCATCACGGAGGTGGAGGAGCGCGCCGTCATTGATGCGGGCATCCAGGCGGGCGCCCGCCGGGTCTACCTGATTGAGGAGCCTGTGGCCGCCGCCATCGGCGCTGGCATCGACATCGCCAAGCCCGACGGCCACATGGTAGTGGACATCGGCGGCGGCACCGCCGACATCGCGGTCATCTCCCTGTCCGGCGTGGTGGAGTCCGCCTCCATCAAGATCGCCGGCGACAAGTTCGACGAGGCTGTCATCAAGTACATACGCCGCAAGCACAATGTGCTCATCGGTGAGCGTACTGCTGAGGAGCTGAAGATGACCATCGGCTGTGTCTTTCCCCGCCCGGAGGAGGTCACCATGGACATCAAGGGCCGCTGTCTGATGACCGGCCTGCCCCGGGTGTTCACCGTCTCCTCCAGCGAGATGATCGAGGCCTTTGAAGAGCCCTCCACCCGCATCCTGGAGGCCATCCACGGCGTGCTGGAGCGCACGCCCCCCGAGCTGGTGGCCGACATCTCCACCAACGGCATCGTGATGACTGGCGGCGGCTCCCTGATCTGGGGCTTCGACAAGCTGGTGGAGTCCCACACCGGCATCGAGACCCATGTGGCCGACGACGCCATCTCCTGTGTGGCCTACGGCACAGGCAAGTCCCTGGATGACCTGGACCACATGCAGGACGGGACCATGAACCTGTCCCGCCGCAAGCAGATGAACTATTGA
- a CDS encoding terminase large subunit: MTMVSKAGIEIRATAQFNPVFRPVNEWRGRYRILKGSAGSGKSVNIAQDYVAKLSDPAFRGANLLVVRKIEETNRDSTFAELQAAIYRMFGQYADRFWKVNLNPLALECRTTGNRIIFRGVKDQRQREKVKSITFKNGKLVWIWCEEATELLSEDVDILDDRLRGNLDDVNPNLFYQITMTFNPVSATHWIKARYFDKADPDVLTHHSTYKTNRFIDPAYSRRMERRKKEDPEGYRVYGLGEWGELGGLILTNFEVHDFPTGRDYFDGFYYGQDFGFNHADAILGIGWKDGEIYVTSEIYVFEKDTEEIISLARQAHVDPRVEMFCDSAEPDRIRTWQKAGFRAYPVKKEPGSVKAQIDFLKGRKVHIHPSCVNTLKEVQQWKWKKDPTTGLYIDEPVEFMDDAMAALRYGVERPRRGSSIEVLK; encoded by the coding sequence ATGACTATGGTCAGCAAGGCGGGAATTGAGATCAGAGCGACGGCCCAGTTTAACCCCGTCTTCCGCCCTGTCAATGAGTGGCGCGGCCGATATAGGATTCTGAAAGGGTCCGCCGGTTCCGGGAAGTCGGTCAATATCGCCCAGGACTACGTCGCGAAGCTGTCTGACCCGGCCTTCCGGGGGGCGAACCTGTTAGTCGTCCGGAAGATCGAGGAAACGAACCGCGACAGCACCTTCGCAGAGTTACAGGCGGCAATATACCGAATGTTCGGGCAATACGCCGACCGCTTCTGGAAGGTCAACCTGAACCCCCTGGCCCTGGAATGTCGGACCACGGGGAACCGGATCATTTTCCGGGGTGTGAAGGATCAGCGCCAGCGTGAGAAGGTGAAGTCAATCACCTTCAAGAACGGGAAACTGGTCTGGATATGGTGTGAGGAAGCGACGGAACTTCTTTCCGAAGACGTCGACATTCTGGACGACCGTCTTCGCGGCAACCTGGACGACGTCAACCCGAATCTGTTCTACCAGATCACAATGACCTTCAACCCGGTCAGCGCGACACACTGGATCAAGGCCCGGTATTTTGACAAGGCCGATCCGGACGTCCTGACCCACCATTCGACCTATAAGACGAACCGGTTCATAGACCCCGCCTATTCCCGCCGCATGGAGCGACGGAAGAAAGAAGACCCGGAAGGTTATCGTGTCTATGGCCTGGGAGAATGGGGCGAACTGGGCGGCCTGATCCTGACGAACTTCGAGGTCCACGACTTCCCGACCGGGCGCGACTACTTCGACGGCTTCTACTACGGCCAGGACTTCGGCTTCAACCACGCCGACGCGATCCTGGGGATCGGCTGGAAGGACGGCGAAATCTATGTCACGTCTGAAATATACGTCTTCGAGAAGGACACCGAAGAAATAATCAGCCTTGCCCGTCAGGCCCACGTCGACCCCCGCGTCGAAATGTTCTGTGATTCAGCAGAGCCGGACCGGATCAGGACATGGCAGAAGGCCGGCTTCCGGGCCTATCCCGTGAAGAAAGAGCCTGGAAGCGTGAAGGCCCAGATCGACTTCCTGAAAGGCCGAAAGGTCCACATTCACCCTTCATGCGTGAACACCTTGAAGGAAGTCCAACAGTGGAAATGGAAAAAAGACCCGACCACGGGCCTTTACATCGACGAACCAGTGGAGTTCATGGACGACGCTATGGCGGCCCTTCGCTATGGCGTGGAGCGTCCGCGCCGTGGATCGTCTATCGAAGTTTTGAAATGA
- a CDS encoding cell division protein FtsZ produces MAFGLDMGPDSVVNIKVVGVGGGGNNVVNRMVKTGTKGVDFIAVNTDKQALAVSSATYKIQIGEKLTNGQGAGSDPEVGRKSAEENRTQISKALEDADMVFITAGMGGGTGTGAAPIVADIAKELGVLTVGVVTKPFRFEGMRRMKQAEGGITELRNKVDSLVIIPNERLKLATDQKITMVNAFEIADDVLQQAVQSISDLIKNTGFINLDFADVSAVMKDAGRAHMGVGRAAGKNKAEEAARMAISSPLLETSINGAKGVLINVTGSMDIGLEEVETAANLVQEAAHPEANIIFGAAFDDTLEDELRVTVIATGFDEVESSMPSKPFTQAGAKVEEKKAGEPAAPVEEPAPAQEKAVVSDDDWDILERIFSKKR; encoded by the coding sequence ATGGCCTTCGGATTGGATATGGGTCCCGACAGTGTGGTAAATATCAAAGTAGTGGGTGTCGGCGGCGGCGGAAACAACGTGGTCAACCGGATGGTAAAGACGGGGACCAAGGGTGTGGATTTCATCGCGGTGAATACGGACAAGCAGGCGCTGGCCGTATCCAGCGCAACCTATAAGATCCAGATCGGCGAAAAGCTGACCAATGGCCAGGGGGCGGGCTCTGACCCCGAAGTGGGCCGCAAGTCCGCAGAGGAGAACCGCACGCAGATCTCCAAGGCCCTGGAGGACGCGGATATGGTGTTCATCACCGCCGGTATGGGCGGCGGCACCGGTACGGGAGCGGCTCCCATTGTAGCCGATATCGCCAAGGAACTGGGCGTGCTCACCGTAGGCGTGGTCACCAAGCCCTTCCGCTTCGAGGGTATGCGCCGCATGAAGCAGGCGGAGGGGGGCATTACGGAGCTGCGCAACAAGGTGGACTCCCTGGTCATCATCCCCAATGAGCGGCTGAAGCTGGCCACCGATCAGAAGATCACCATGGTCAACGCTTTCGAGATCGCTGACGACGTGCTTCAGCAGGCCGTCCAGTCCATCTCGGACCTGATCAAGAATACCGGATTCATCAACCTGGACTTTGCTGACGTGTCCGCTGTCATGAAGGACGCCGGCCGGGCCCACATGGGCGTGGGCCGCGCCGCGGGCAAGAACAAGGCGGAGGAGGCCGCCCGGATGGCCATCTCCAGCCCCCTGCTGGAGACCTCCATCAACGGCGCCAAGGGCGTGCTCATCAACGTCACCGGTTCCATGGATATCGGCCTGGAGGAGGTGGAGACCGCCGCCAACCTGGTACAGGAGGCCGCCCACCCCGAGGCCAACATCATCTTCGGCGCCGCCTTCGACGACACCTTGGAGGACGAGCTGCGGGTCACTGTCATTGCCACCGGCTTTGACGAGGTGGAGAGCTCCATGCCCAGCAAGCCCTTCACCCAGGCAGGGGCCAAGGTGGAGGAGAAGAAGGCGGGAGAGCCGGCCGCCCCTGTGGAGGAGCCTGCCCCCGCCCAGGAGAAGGCCGTGGTCAGCGACGACGACTGGGACATCCTGGAGCGTATTTTCAGCAAAAAGCGCTGA